One Oreochromis niloticus isolate F11D_XX linkage group LG16, O_niloticus_UMD_NMBU, whole genome shotgun sequence genomic window carries:
- the agpat3 gene encoding 1-acyl-sn-glycerol-3-phosphate acyltransferase gamma, producing MALLAYLKSLFILQLLMGFVFVVSGLIINFIQLCTCILWPINRQLYRRINCRLSYSLWSQLVMLLEWWSGTECTLYTDQATVDKFGKEHVIIILNHNFEIDFLCGWTMCERYGILGSSKVLAKHELLKVPLIGWTWYFLEIVFCKRKWEEDRNTVFKGLDRLKDYPEYMWFLLYCEGTRFTEKKHQISMQVAESKGLPKLKYHLLPRTKGFTTTLQCLKGTVTAVYDVTLNFKDNQTPTLLGIVNGKKYKADMSVRRFSVEDIPDDEQECANWLHKLYQEKDALQEMYNKEGKFPGPTIIPPRRPWTLLNFLFWATLLLSPLINFACGVAVSGSPLLIIGFILFLIVASIAIRRLIGVTEVKKTGSSYGDQEAKKQN from the exons ATGGCTCTGCTGGCCTACCTGAAGAGCCTGTTCATCTTGCAGTTGCTGATGGGCTTTGTGTTTGTGGTGAGCGGCCTCATTATAAACTTCATTCAGCTGTGCACCTGCATCCTCTGGCCGATCAACAGGCAGCTCTATCGCAGAATCAACTGCCGGCTCTCCTACTCCCTCTGGAGCC AGCTGGTGATGCTGCTGGAGTGGTGGTCGGGCACAGAATGCACCCTATACACCGATCAGGCTACGGTGGACAAGTTTGGCAAGGAGCatgtcatcatcatcctcaaccACAACTTTGAGATTGACTTTCTGTGTGGATGGACCATGTGTGAAAGATATGGCATTTTAGGG AGTTCGAAAGTGCTAGCCAAACATGAGCTCCTGAAGGTCCCTCTAATTGGCTGGACGTGGTACTTTCTAGAAATTGTTTTCTGCAAAAGAAAGTGGGAAGAGGACCGAAACACTGTCTTCAAAGGCCTAGACAGGCTCAAAGACTATCCTGAATATATGTGG TTTCTGCTGTACTGCGAGGGCACCCGCTTTACAGAGAAAAAGCACCAAATCAGTATGCAGGTTGCAGAGAGTAAAGGCCTGCCCAAGCTCAAATATCACCTATTACCCCGAACCAAAGGATTCACCACCACACTGCAGTGTCTTAAGGGCACAG TAACTGCTGTGTATGATGTGACTCTGAATTTCAAAGACAACCAGACTCCCACCCTCCTGGGCATTGTCAATGGGAAGAAGTACAAAGCTGATATGTCTGTAAG GCGGTTTTCTGTGGAGGATATACCAGATGATGAGCAGGAGTGTGCCAACTGGCTACACAAACTGTACCAGGAGAAG GATGCTTTACAAGAAATGTACAATAAGGAAGGCAAGTTCCCGGGACCCACAATTATCCCACCGCGCAGGCCGTGGACGCTGCTCAACTTCCTGTTTTGGGCAACACTGCTGCTTTCACCACTCATCAATTTTGCCTGCGGAGTGGCCGTCAGTGGCTCCCCTCTCCTCATTATTGGCTTTATACTCTTCCTCATCGTAG CCTCTATAGCGATCCGCCGCCTCATAGGGGTCACTGAGGTGAAGAAAACAGGTTCCAGTTACGGCGACCAAGAGGCCAAGAAACAAAACTAA